The Polypterus senegalus isolate Bchr_013 chromosome 9, ASM1683550v1, whole genome shotgun sequence genome includes a window with the following:
- the psmd7 gene encoding 26S proteasome non-ATPase regulatory subunit 7, which yields MPELAVERVVVHPLVLLSVVDHFNRIGKIGNQKRVVGVLLGSWQKKILDVSNSFAVPFDEDDKDDSVWFLDHDYLENMYGMFKKVNARERIVGWYHTGPKLHKNDIAINELMKRYCSNSVLVIIDVKPKDLGLPTEAYISVEEVHDDGTPTSKTFEHVTSEIGAEEAEEVGVEHLLRDIKDTTVGTLSQRITNQVHGLKGLNSKLLDIKSYLEKVATGKLPINHQIIYQLQDVFNLLPDVNLQEFIKAFYLKTNDQMLVVYLASLIRSVVALHNLINNKIANRDAEKKEGQEKDEGKKDKREEKDKEKDKDKEKGDAKKDDKKEKK from the exons ATGCCAGAATTAGCGGTAGAAAGGGTGGTGGTACATCCATTAGTCTTGCTAAGTGTGGTCGATCATTTTAATCG AATAGGAAAAATAGGCAATCAAAAACGTGTTGTAGGGGTCTTGTTGGGTTCATGGCAGAAGAAAATTCTTGATGTCTCCAACAGCTTTGCAG tccCCTTTGATGAAGATGACAAGGATGATTCTGTGTGGTTTCTGGACCATGATTACTTAGAGAACATGTATGGCATGTTTAAAAAGGTTAATG CAAGAGAAAGAATAGTCGGATGGTATCACACAGGTCCCAAACTCCACAAGAATGATATTGCCATTAATGAACTGATGAAACGATATTGTTCTAATTCC GTTTTAGTTATCATTGATGTGAAGCCAAAGGATTTGGGCCTGCCTACAGAAGCCTATATATCAGTAGAAGAAGTGCATGAT GATGGGACTCCTACATCAAAGACCTTTGAACATGTGACAAGTGAAATTGGTGCTGAAGAAGCAGAGGAAGTAGGTGTAGAGCACTTGTTAAG agACATCAAGGACACTACTGTTGGTACCCTGTCCCAGCGCATCACAAATCAAGTGCATGGCTTGAAAGGGCTAAACTCAAAACTACTTGACATCAAAAGCTATTTGGAAAAGGTGGCAACTGGCAAATTACCCATCAATCACCAAATCATCTATCAGTTGCAGGATGTCTTCAACCTGCTGCCAGATGTTAACTTGCAAGAATTCATCAAAGCCTTCTATCTGAAGACCAACGACCAGATGCTGGTTGTATACCTGGCCTCCCTTATCCGATCTGTAGTAGCACTGCACAACCTCATCAACAACAAGATTGCCAACCGTGACGCTGAGAAAAAAGAAGGCCAGGAGAAGGACGAGGGTAAAAAAGACAAGAGGGAagaaaaggacaaagaaaaagaTAAGGACAAAGAGAAAGGAGATGCAAAGAaagatgataaaaaagaaaagaaatga